Proteins found in one Tumebacillus sp. BK434 genomic segment:
- the istB gene encoding IS21-like element helper ATPase IstB, protein MIIQERLQAAFQQFGWVRIPDTLHAHAEEAAKHNLTYLEFLDKLLQEELAAKHERYLKTRTRLAKLPYHKTLDQFDFEFQPSIDERRIRDLATLRFVEHQENVILLGPPGVGKTHLAVALAMEAISRRKTVYFTSAHDLVQTLQDAHRSGSIQQKVRAYTKPDMLLIDEIGYRKMDETAAHFFFQIVSERYEKGSIVLTSNKSFGMWGDIFGDTVLATAILDRLLHHSSTINIKGESYRVKEKKKAGFFRSENQADQHA, encoded by the coding sequence ATGATCATACAAGAGCGCCTGCAGGCTGCCTTTCAACAGTTTGGATGGGTACGGATTCCCGACACCCTCCATGCCCATGCGGAAGAAGCAGCTAAACACAATCTAACGTATTTAGAGTTTCTAGACAAGCTTCTTCAAGAGGAGTTAGCGGCGAAACACGAGCGATATCTTAAGACTAGGACACGCTTAGCGAAACTGCCTTACCATAAGACATTGGATCAGTTTGATTTCGAATTTCAACCATCCATTGATGAACGGCGAATTCGGGATCTGGCTACCTTACGGTTTGTGGAGCATCAGGAGAATGTCATACTTCTGGGTCCACCCGGTGTAGGGAAGACTCACCTAGCGGTAGCTTTGGCCATGGAAGCAATCAGCCGACGAAAGACGGTCTACTTCACGTCAGCTCATGACCTTGTTCAGACACTCCAAGACGCACATCGCAGTGGTTCAATTCAGCAGAAGGTGCGTGCCTACACCAAGCCTGACATGCTCTTGATTGATGAAATTGGGTATCGAAAAATGGATGAAACAGCTGCCCACTTCTTCTTTCAAATCGTGTCGGAGAGGTATGAAAAAGGATCCATTGTGCTCACTTCCAACAAGTCCTTCGGAATGTGGGGAGATATCTTTGGCGATACCGTCTTGGCGACAGCCATTCTAGACCGCCTCCTCCACCATTCCAGCACCATCAACATTAAGGGGGAGAGTTATCGAGTGAAGGAAAAGAAAAAAGCGGGGTTCTTTAGGTCTGAGAATCAAGCGGATCAGCATGCGTAA
- the istA gene encoding IS21 family transposase: MVKNGEFFVIKEMKQRGMSITAIAKELGRDRKTIRRWLREEYPETYQRTTVMPEKLAPFKAYVRKRMEEGCLNAVVILDEIRAAGYTGGITILRDFMRPLRPQVASKATVRFETPPGRQAQVDWGEFRVDWHGKKKRLYAFVMVLGYSRMMYVEFTEDQRLETLIGCHERAMRYFGGITETCLYDNMKTVVSGTDDQGEVVWNDRFARFASHHGFLLRRCRPYRARTKGKVENGVGYVRKNFWQRVQTFTDLQNLNEQAIKWLNTVSNVRLHGTTQERPVDRLIREHLKSPAVEPFDYVDYQVRKVSSDTLISYEGNRYSVPIRLVGHLVSIKDDRRGGIHIYHEGKVIAEHRKATGHREVVQNKNHFNGIRKDSVEKPVGQPSPRLMSNPIPEVAVRPLAAYDQLMDEGVMRS; encoded by the coding sequence ATGGTCAAGAACGGGGAATTTTTTGTGATCAAAGAGATGAAACAACGAGGAATGAGCATCACGGCCATTGCGAAAGAGCTTGGCCGTGATCGTAAGACGATACGTAGGTGGTTACGCGAGGAGTACCCTGAAACTTACCAGCGGACAACAGTAATGCCTGAGAAGTTAGCACCTTTCAAAGCTTACGTTCGAAAGAGGATGGAAGAAGGGTGTTTGAATGCGGTTGTTATTCTGGACGAGATTCGAGCCGCAGGCTATACCGGTGGCATTACCATTCTTCGAGATTTTATGCGACCACTTCGACCCCAAGTTGCTTCAAAGGCAACGGTTCGATTTGAAACCCCGCCTGGAAGACAAGCACAAGTGGACTGGGGCGAGTTTCGTGTAGATTGGCACGGTAAGAAGAAACGTCTTTATGCGTTTGTTATGGTGTTGGGTTACTCTCGAATGATGTACGTGGAGTTTACGGAGGATCAGCGTCTTGAGACTTTAATCGGTTGCCATGAAAGGGCGATGAGATACTTTGGCGGCATTACTGAAACGTGCCTCTACGACAACATGAAAACGGTCGTTTCGGGGACTGACGATCAAGGGGAAGTTGTTTGGAATGATCGTTTCGCTCGGTTCGCTTCCCATCATGGTTTCTTGTTGCGCCGCTGTCGCCCCTATCGGGCTAGAACGAAGGGAAAGGTAGAGAACGGAGTGGGCTATGTACGAAAAAACTTCTGGCAGAGGGTTCAGACATTCACGGATCTCCAGAATCTCAATGAACAAGCGATCAAGTGGCTGAATACAGTTTCCAATGTGCGCCTGCACGGCACCACGCAAGAACGACCTGTTGACCGTCTCATCCGTGAGCATTTGAAATCGCCCGCAGTTGAACCTTTTGACTACGTGGATTATCAGGTTCGTAAAGTGTCGTCAGACACGCTCATTTCCTACGAAGGAAATCGCTACTCGGTTCCAATTCGCCTTGTAGGTCATCTGGTAAGTATCAAGGATGATCGTCGCGGCGGCATTCATATCTATCACGAAGGTAAAGTCATCGCTGAGCACAGAAAGGCTACAGGACACCGAGAAGTTGTACAAAATAAAAACCACTTCAACGGAATTCGAAAAGACAGCGTCGAGAAACCGGTCGGCCAACCATCACCTCGACTTATGTCCAATCCAATACCTGAAGTGGCTGTACGCCCTCTCGCCGCCTATGATCAGCTTATGGACGAGGGAGTGATGCGCTCATGA